A window of the Cystobacter fuscus genome harbors these coding sequences:
- a CDS encoding trypsin-like peptidase domain-containing protein: MTRAVNLRPFSPHASWTALLVLMLAASVADAQQGPLEPWLEARAREHTAWSQDTVRGQEGATGLWREWTSREPMLPGFVPPSSLAPLIRAVEAGVVNISASGADNPVMGAARSATGSGFLLTPEGLVVTNNHVVARGDVEAREIVVRLSDGREFLSEVVGRDASTDVALLRLLGQDVRGLPAVYLGDSDRLEVGDWVVAIGNPFGLDHSVSHGMISAKERVIGVGPFDDFIQTDALINPGNSGGPLFNMRGEVVGVNTAIISEGQGIGFAVPINMVKDLLPNLSRNGQLQRGWLGVVIDEQSQVGTRAAVVKQVYRNSPAAQAGIRSGDQLVGVNGKPVDSYQQLLRKVTMLAPQTQVKLTLLREGESRDVVVKLTARPAQEVLSALSSAGNLGDFGLVLRDVSPEVAAPLGLEPYAGVLVSGVVPRSAAARAGLQPGDVVTEVNRRKVKDVGAVKGALERGSGAAVLLRIQRGERQQYVALDP; the protein is encoded by the coding sequence ATGACCCGAGCCGTGAACCTCCGCCCCTTCTCGCCGCATGCCTCGTGGACCGCCCTGCTGGTGCTGATGCTCGCCGCGTCGGTGGCCGATGCGCAGCAGGGACCGCTGGAGCCCTGGCTCGAGGCCCGGGCGCGCGAGCACACGGCCTGGTCGCAAGACACGGTCCGCGGGCAGGAGGGCGCCACGGGCCTGTGGCGCGAGTGGACCTCGCGCGAGCCGATGCTGCCGGGCTTCGTGCCGCCCAGCTCCCTGGCGCCGCTCATCCGGGCCGTGGAGGCGGGCGTGGTGAACATCAGTGCCTCGGGGGCGGACAACCCCGTCATGGGCGCGGCGCGCTCGGCGACCGGCTCGGGCTTCCTCCTCACCCCCGAGGGCCTGGTGGTGACGAACAACCACGTGGTGGCGCGCGGGGACGTGGAGGCCCGGGAGATCGTGGTGCGCCTGTCCGACGGGCGGGAGTTCCTCTCCGAGGTGGTGGGGCGGGATGCGTCCACGGACGTGGCGCTCCTGCGGCTGTTGGGTCAGGACGTGCGGGGCCTGCCGGCGGTGTACCTGGGGGACTCGGACCGGCTGGAGGTGGGCGACTGGGTGGTGGCCATCGGCAACCCGTTCGGGTTGGATCACTCGGTGTCGCACGGGATGATCTCCGCCAAGGAGCGGGTGATCGGCGTGGGCCCCTTCGATGACTTCATCCAGACGGACGCCCTCATCAACCCGGGCAACTCGGGCGGGCCGCTCTTCAACATGCGTGGCGAGGTGGTGGGCGTGAACACGGCCATCATCAGCGAGGGGCAGGGCATTGGCTTCGCGGTGCCCATCAACATGGTGAAGGATCTGCTGCCCAACCTGAGCCGCAATGGCCAGCTGCAGCGCGGGTGGCTGGGGGTGGTGATCGACGAGCAGTCCCAGGTGGGCACCCGCGCCGCGGTCGTCAAGCAGGTGTACCGCAACAGCCCGGCGGCGCAGGCGGGCATCCGCTCGGGGGATCAACTGGTGGGGGTGAACGGCAAGCCCGTGGACTCCTACCAGCAACTGCTGCGCAAGGTGACCATGCTGGCGCCGCAGACCCAGGTGAAGCTCACGCTGCTGCGCGAGGGCGAGTCGCGGGACGTGGTGGTGAAGCTGACCGCCCGCCCGGCGCAGGAGGTGCTGTCGGCCCTGTCGAGCGCCGGCAACCTGGGCGACTTCGGCCTGGTGCTGCGCGACGTCTCCCCCGAGGTGGCGGCGCCCCTGGGGCTGGAGCCCTACGCGGGGGTGCTGGTATCGGGGGTGGTGCCGCGCTCCGCGGCGGCCCGCGCGGGCCTGCAGCCCGGGGACGTGGTGACGGAGGTCAACCGCCGCAAGGTGAAGGACGTGGGGGCGGTGAAGGGCGCGCTGGAGCGGGGCTCGGGCGCCGCCGTGCTGCTGCGCATCCAGCGCGGCGAGCGGCAACAGTACGTCGCGCTGGATCCCTGA